In a genomic window of Campylobacter concisus:
- a CDS encoding AzlC family ABC transporter permease yields the protein MTFKYVFKLSIPIFMGYFPLGVAFGILAKSMGVSTFIAVALSTLAYGGAAQFMMLSLFSVGTSYIEVFIVSYLVNLRHTFYGISLLKEYSGIKFRLLNISLLTDETFAIFKNLGLKDASERSFVFTWLNVLSWSYWAAGTLLGAILGDFIKADTKGLEFSLTSLFIVVVIEMFKNDKNYRVLFVAIFFGVLGVSLFPAKFVLVGSMALCFIFLILFKDKI from the coding sequence TTGACATTTAAATATGTTTTTAAACTATCCATCCCTATCTTTATGGGCTATTTCCCGCTTGGTGTTGCATTTGGCATTTTGGCTAAAAGCATGGGTGTTAGCACATTTATCGCCGTGGCACTTAGTACATTAGCATATGGCGGAGCAGCACAGTTTATGATGCTCTCGCTTTTTAGCGTTGGCACGAGCTATATTGAGGTCTTTATCGTGAGCTACCTTGTAAATTTGCGCCATACTTTTTATGGAATTTCACTTTTAAAAGAGTATAGTGGGATCAAATTTAGGCTTTTGAATATTTCGTTGCTAACAGATGAGACTTTTGCGATATTTAAAAATTTAGGGCTAAAGGACGCAAGTGAGCGAAGTTTTGTCTTTACATGGCTAAATGTACTTTCTTGGTCTTACTGGGCGGCTGGAACGCTGCTTGGAGCGATACTTGGCGACTTTATCAAGGCCGATACAAAGGGGCTTGAGTTTAGTTTGACCTCGCTTTTTATAGTGGTCGTCATCGAGATGTTTAAAAATGATAAAAATTACCGCGTGCTCTTTGTGGCGATCTTTTTTGGTGTGCTTGGAGTGAGCCTATTTCCAGCTAAATTTGTGCTTGTTGGCTCGATGGCGCTTTGTTTTATATTTTTGATTTTGTTTAAGGATAAAATTTGA